The Branchiostoma floridae strain S238N-H82 chromosome 17, Bfl_VNyyK, whole genome shotgun sequence genome has a window encoding:
- the LOC118404610 gene encoding uncharacterized protein LOC118404610 isoform X2, with amino-acid sequence MATRGTAVRLPARGGEKFAEKEFPFTNLVLEGGGAKGIAYIGAAKVLEDAGIMKNIKRFGGTSAGAITAALLAIGMTSEEMMTTLSGVDLWKILMDGGKHWISWLNYASYAHNLIYHKGANPGNDFLEWFGKVIANSREVVEHGLDGDITFLELHQVLKRELCIVSYNVQYARELYFHVKTTPLMRVREAVRMSMSIPVAFEPYQRGGFLHIDGGLVANYPIYCFDGWWLSLNDENTFRARFDGKTEAEVKTLMSPENLRDKRFSPVQGSNGGEKTLGMILFSKDTDPTPHEVELEERLARLEEEDPTAMKIRPTTKLASSFEEAQAARKEFNSEEQKRFAGYRKGLVRIERVYQESTPDTLEENFMKEFKEDEFKPWGWSRAEAFAAYFPQVERGKEPTDAVVKHMRDNWLVLEAKTLLLGEKKVETTTEYYGSLLDFMGKNEPFEEEDVKRTVGIDIDYVGTMDFDMANEDMNFLMDQGAAAAVAFLREYEPPAEGAATHHESHKEESDKEVSENEY; translated from the exons ATGGCCACACGGGGTACGGCTGTCAGACTCCCGGCGAGGGGAGGGGAGAAGTTCGCAGAGAAGGAGTTCCCGTTTACTAACCTGGTCCTCGAGGGAGGCGGAGCGAAGGGGATTGCGTACATCGGGGCTGCCAAG GTCCTGGAGGACGCCGGCATCATGAAGAACATCAAAAGGTTTGGCGGCACCAGCGCAGGCGCAATAACGGCGGCCCTGCTGGCGATTGGGATGACGTCAGAGGAGATGATGACGACACTGAGTGGTGTGGACTTGTGGAAAATACTGATGG ATGGAGGTAAACATTGGATCTCCTGGCTGAATTATGCCTCCTACGCCCACAACCTCATCTACCACAAGGGCGCCAACCCGGGCAACGACTTTCTGGAGTGGTTCGGTAAAGTCATCGCGAACTCGAGAGAGGTGGTGGAGCACGGTCTGGACGGTGACATAACCTTCCTGGAG CTGCACCAGGTGCTTAAGCGTGAGCTGTGCATCGTGTCGTATAACGTGCAGTACGCCCGGGAGTTGTACTTCCACGTCAAGACCACGCCGCTCATGCGGGTACGGGAGGCAGTGCGCATGTCCATGTCCATTCCGG TGGCGTTCGAACCGTACCAGCGCGGCGGGTTCCTGCACATCGATGGAGGGTTGGTGGCTAACTACCCAATCTACTGCTTCGACG GCTGGTGGCTGTCGCTGAACGATGAGAACACCTTCCGCGCAAGGTTTGACGGGAAAACGGAAGCGGAAGTCAAGACCCTCATGAGCCCCGAAAACCTGCGTGATAAGCGCTTCAGTCCTGTCCAGGGCAGCAACGGAGGGGAGAAGACACTCGGCATGATCCTG TTCTCGAAAGACACGGACCCTACTCCACACGAGGTGGAGCTTGAGGAACGGCTAGCCAGGCTGGAAGAGGAGGATCCCACCGCGATGAAGATCCGCCCGACAACCAAACTGGCAAG CTCCTTCGAAGAAGCCCAGGCCGCGCGAAAGGAGTTCAACAGCGAGGAGCAGAAGAGGTTTGCTGGGTACAGGAAAGGGCTCGTCAGGATCGAGCGGGTTTACCAGGAATCAACTCCGGACACTCTGGAGGAAAACTTCATGAAG GAATTCAAAGAAGATGAGTTCAAACCGTGGGGGTGGAGCAGGGCCGAGGCATTTGCTGCGTACTTCCCACAGGTGGAGCGTGGAAAG GAGCCCACTGACGCTGTTGTGAAGCACATGAGGGACAACTGGCTCGTTCTGGAAGCGAAGACCCTTCTTCTAGGGGAGAAGAAAGTGGAGACCACCACGGAGTACTACGGATCTTTGTTGGATTTCATGGGGAAGAACGAACCTTTTGAG GAGGAAGACGTGAAGCGAACCGTCGGTATTGACATTGACTACGTGGGTACCATGGACTTCGACATGGCGAATGAGGATATGAACTTCCTCATGGAT CAAGGCGCGGCTGCTGCCGTAGCGTTCCTACGTGAATACGAGCCTCCAGCAGAAGGTGCGGCTACTCATCATGAGTCTCACAAGGAAGAGTCTGACAAGGAAGTGTCTGAAAATGAATACTGA
- the LOC118404611 gene encoding uncharacterized protein LOC118404611 isoform X1 — MSDRSSRSRGSVFLQGQSQFCGSHQVRQFDGSRVYQSSGRHEVVSPSRPCSQPLEFLRGERPPVVGRPCGWPGQRESRFQVEELQPSHRMVCVTKCVRDHSADMSRPPESEGSGPFRIPSQQEAPPVCVLGAGPRGGGNGCVHPGLEPVGGSVCISPVHPCRQGVDENSPRQSAESTSPGTYMGDSGLVSHAPPHVSPRASQAANESVSTHATGGRDTSPARRVATSSRVDCLRTRYRESEISDGVTRVLLASWRPRTSGLYSSSWRRWSRWCGGKSLDPISAPLNKVLDFLYRLFDKGLQYRTINVYRSAISSTHLNVEGRPIGAHPLVSRFMKGVFELRPPVPKHVFIWDVSVVLKFLRKWAPAKCLSLKQLTLKVAMLVALVSAGRSQSLALLDTSHMSSSKDGLSFEVYKLTKTSRPDKPSHSLFVAKFEQKEVCPVVYLKAYLARTASFRSDSDSRVFRALVKPHKAVCSATIARWLKSVLSEASSVTKGFTGHSVRSAATSAARQSGVSVKDIMLAANWSSSSTFEKFYNKPSNLSHFGHSVLASASKSC, encoded by the exons ATGAGTGACCGTAGTTCGCGTTCG CGCGGTTCAGTCTTTCTGCAAGGACAAAGTCAATTCTGCGGTTCGCATCAAGTCCGACAATTCGACGGTAGTCGCGTATATCAATCGTCGGGGCGGCACGAAGTCGTCAGTCCTAGCAGACCTTGCTCTCAACCTTTGGAGTTTCTGCGTGGAGAGAGGCCTCCTGTTGTCGGCCGTCCATGTGGCTGGCCTGGACAACGTGAGAGCAGATTTCAAGTCGAGGAACTTCAACCGTCTCACCGAATGGTCTGTGTCACCAAGTGTGTACGAGATCATTCTGCAGATATGTCCCGCCCTCCGGAATCCGAGGGCAGTGGACCTTTTCGCATCCCGTCTCAACAGGAAGCTCCGCCTGTATGTGTCCTGGGAGCCGGACCCAGAGGCGGTGGGAACGGATGCGTTCACCCTGGATTGGAACCAGTGGGAGGCTCTGTATGCATTTCCCCCGTTCATCCTTGTCGGCAGGGTGTTGACGAAAATTCGCCAAGACAAAGTGCAGAGAGTACATCTCCTGGCACCTATATGGGAGACAGCGGCCTGGTATCCCATGCTCCTCCACATGTTAGTCCAAGAGCCAGTCAGGCTGCCAACGAGTCGGTTTCTACTCACGCAACCGGTGGACGGGACACCTCACCCGCTAGGAGAGTCGCTACGTCTAGCCGTGTGGACTGTCTCAGGACTCGATACCGAGAGTCTGAAATTTCGGATGGAGTTACCAGAGTGCTCCTGGCATCCTGGAGACCGAGAACCAGTGGGTTATACTCGTCCTCCTGGCGGAGATGGTCTCGCTGGTGTGGTGGAAAAAGTCTTGATCCCATTTCGGCGCCACTGAACAAGGTACTCGACTTTCTGTATCGCCTTTTTGATAAGGGTCTACAGTACCGCACGATCAATGTTTATCGTTCTGCCATCTCTTCGACACACTTGAATGTAGAAGGTAGGCCTATAGGTGCTCACCCTTTAGTTTCTCGTTTCATGAAGGGTGTGTTCGAGTTGCGTCCACCCGTACCAAAACATGTGTTTATTTGGGATGTTTCAGTTGTCCTGAAATTCCTACGTAAGTGGGCACCGGCAAAATGTTTGAGTTTAAAGCAGTTGACTCTCAAGGTGGCCATGTTAGTAGCCTTGGTGTCTGCAGGAAGAAGCCAATCCTTAGCTTTGTTAGACACTAGTCATATGAGTTCCTCTAAGGACGGTTTGTCATTTGAAGTGTACAAACTGACAAAGACTTCTAGACCAGACAAACCCTCTCATTCTTTGTTTGTGGCTAAGTTTGAGCAGAAGGAAGTGTGTCCTGTGGTTTATTTGAAAGCGTACTTAGCTAGGACAGCATCGTTCCGTTCGGATTCTGATTCGCGTGTGTTCCGCGCATTGGTCAAACCGCACAAGGCAGTGTGCTCAGCTACGATTGCTCGTTGGCTCAAATCTGTCCTTTCAGAAGCTAGTTCAGTCACCAAAGGCTTCACCGGCCACTCTGTCAGAAGTGCTGCTACCTCTGCTGCCCGTCAATCCGGGGTATCAGTGAAGGATATAATGCTAGCAGCGAACTGGTCTAGTAGTTCGACCTTTGAAAAGTTTTACAACAAACCTTCAAATTTGTCTCATTTTGGTCATTCTGTTCTGGCCTCCGCTTCAAAGTCATGCTGA
- the LOC118404613 gene encoding uncharacterized protein LOC118404613: MSDRSSRSRDKRKSQRSHKSDKHKSRSRQVQQEDKKRERVKKITPREFRASTAPPAPPRGAKSNMPAHVRDPAAVPPVTSLAEFKRRMAALPAAQGSSTLHGSEFSLRDSERELSSGHVHEHEENFPENMAEFRAMLGVNTLQEDQNSLRAAFGLMTEEFRGVKEILGSIAASVGSKRPSVPPSEAESVRSKRARTGDSGEESDFSSVSVESFVPLQREPPDPDKVWTARPSVVSYTEQYFGLEKREFADIKHWQGKFLLPQMHLKISRCRSSITLR, translated from the coding sequence ATGAGTGACCGTAGTTCGCGTTCGCGTGATAAACGTAAGTCTCAGCGGTCACACAAAAGTGACAAACATAAGTCGCGTTCTCGGCAAGTTCAGCAAGAGGACAAGAAACGCGAGCGTGTTAAGAAGATAACGCCGCGTGAATTCAGGGCAAGTACTGCCCCGCCGGCGCCACCACGTGGTGCAAAATCCAACATGCCCGCACATGTTCGTGACCCAGCTGCCGTCCCCCCTGTTACAAGCCTGGCGGAGTTTAAGCGCCGTATGGCTGCTCTCCCGGCAGCACAGGGGAGTTCTACGCTCCATGGCAGCGAGTTTTCTCTTAGGGATTCCGAGCGGGAGCTTTCGTCCGGGCATGTTCATGAGCATGAGGAAAATTTTCCAGAAAATATGGCGGAGTTCCGTGCTATGCTAGGGGTCAACACCCTACAAGAAGATCAAAATTCTCTCCGTGCGGCCTTCGGCCTTATGACTGAAGAATTTCGGGGAGTTAAAGAAATTCTTGGCTCCATTGCGGCTTCCGTAGGCTCAAAGAGGCCTTCGGTGCCACCCTCAGAGGCGGAGTCGGTTCGTTCGAAACGGGCTCGTACGGGCGACAGCGGCGAGGAGTCGGACTTCTCCTCGGTCAGCGTTGAGTCTTTCGTGCCGCTGCAGCGTGAGCCGCCCGACCCGGATAAAGTGTGGACGGCCCGCCCGTCGGTTGTTAGTTACACCGAGCAGTACTTCGGGTTAGAGAAGCGTGAATTTGCCGATATTAAACATTGGCAGGGTAAATTCCTTCTCCCACAAATGCACCTAAAAATCTCACGGTGCCGAAGCTCGATAACGCTACGATGA
- the LOC118404611 gene encoding uncharacterized protein LOC118404611 isoform X2, with product MVCVTKCVRDHSADMSRPPESEGSGPFRIPSQQEAPPVCVLGAGPRGGGNGCVHPGLEPVGGSVCISPVHPCRQGVDENSPRQSAESTSPGTYMGDSGLVSHAPPHVSPRASQAANESVSTHATGGRDTSPARRVATSSRVDCLRTRYRESEISDGVTRVLLASWRPRTSGLYSSSWRRWSRWCGGKSLDPISAPLNKVLDFLYRLFDKGLQYRTINVYRSAISSTHLNVEGRPIGAHPLVSRFMKGVFELRPPVPKHVFIWDVSVVLKFLRKWAPAKCLSLKQLTLKVAMLVALVSAGRSQSLALLDTSHMSSSKDGLSFEVYKLTKTSRPDKPSHSLFVAKFEQKEVCPVVYLKAYLARTASFRSDSDSRVFRALVKPHKAVCSATIARWLKSVLSEASSVTKGFTGHSVRSAATSAARQSGVSVKDIMLAANWSSSSTFEKFYNKPSNLSHFGHSVLASASKSC from the coding sequence ATGGTCTGTGTCACCAAGTGTGTACGAGATCATTCTGCAGATATGTCCCGCCCTCCGGAATCCGAGGGCAGTGGACCTTTTCGCATCCCGTCTCAACAGGAAGCTCCGCCTGTATGTGTCCTGGGAGCCGGACCCAGAGGCGGTGGGAACGGATGCGTTCACCCTGGATTGGAACCAGTGGGAGGCTCTGTATGCATTTCCCCCGTTCATCCTTGTCGGCAGGGTGTTGACGAAAATTCGCCAAGACAAAGTGCAGAGAGTACATCTCCTGGCACCTATATGGGAGACAGCGGCCTGGTATCCCATGCTCCTCCACATGTTAGTCCAAGAGCCAGTCAGGCTGCCAACGAGTCGGTTTCTACTCACGCAACCGGTGGACGGGACACCTCACCCGCTAGGAGAGTCGCTACGTCTAGCCGTGTGGACTGTCTCAGGACTCGATACCGAGAGTCTGAAATTTCGGATGGAGTTACCAGAGTGCTCCTGGCATCCTGGAGACCGAGAACCAGTGGGTTATACTCGTCCTCCTGGCGGAGATGGTCTCGCTGGTGTGGTGGAAAAAGTCTTGATCCCATTTCGGCGCCACTGAACAAGGTACTCGACTTTCTGTATCGCCTTTTTGATAAGGGTCTACAGTACCGCACGATCAATGTTTATCGTTCTGCCATCTCTTCGACACACTTGAATGTAGAAGGTAGGCCTATAGGTGCTCACCCTTTAGTTTCTCGTTTCATGAAGGGTGTGTTCGAGTTGCGTCCACCCGTACCAAAACATGTGTTTATTTGGGATGTTTCAGTTGTCCTGAAATTCCTACGTAAGTGGGCACCGGCAAAATGTTTGAGTTTAAAGCAGTTGACTCTCAAGGTGGCCATGTTAGTAGCCTTGGTGTCTGCAGGAAGAAGCCAATCCTTAGCTTTGTTAGACACTAGTCATATGAGTTCCTCTAAGGACGGTTTGTCATTTGAAGTGTACAAACTGACAAAGACTTCTAGACCAGACAAACCCTCTCATTCTTTGTTTGTGGCTAAGTTTGAGCAGAAGGAAGTGTGTCCTGTGGTTTATTTGAAAGCGTACTTAGCTAGGACAGCATCGTTCCGTTCGGATTCTGATTCGCGTGTGTTCCGCGCATTGGTCAAACCGCACAAGGCAGTGTGCTCAGCTACGATTGCTCGTTGGCTCAAATCTGTCCTTTCAGAAGCTAGTTCAGTCACCAAAGGCTTCACCGGCCACTCTGTCAGAAGTGCTGCTACCTCTGCTGCCCGTCAATCCGGGGTATCAGTGAAGGATATAATGCTAGCAGCGAACTGGTCTAGTAGTTCGACCTTTGAAAAGTTTTACAACAAACCTTCAAATTTGTCTCATTTTGGTCATTCTGTTCTGGCCTCCGCTTCAAAGTCATGCTGA
- the LOC118403999 gene encoding uncharacterized protein LOC118403999 codes for MASKTQVTLPKASGEAFNQKEFPFTNLVMEGGGAKGIAYVGAMKILEEAGIMKNIKRFAGTSAGAITAAMVAVGMTSEEILKEMSEVDMMKVVIDGGGPLPGVFKKVGMAFNVVCSSGANPGNRFLDWMGGILEKYLAKHKHKDLGKDVTFSQLYQAFGHELCIVAYNVEYAQETYFHVKTTPLMKVRDAVRMSMSIPVVFQPYELLGFKYMDGGLVANYPVYCYDGWWLSMEKGDTFQDRMGDKSDAEVKKMLSPENKKERFGGPDHERMETLGMLLFSEELDREQYEYVFQDRLKKLAEEDQAFKKRRPDTEAARAYLKAQAERDKFNHDAVAGFEESLMLLQKVNDVWKGSNEDNLRDNFMKAFQPGTFKATLSGFDNEKAFDALFPKFEGQHRTNQVVESIMTNFAVLQTFKHKVIGERQIQTPLQLYGSLLDFFGKNYSPSKKDVARTVGIDVDYVGTMDFDMAPEDMNFLMEQGASATIAFLKGYTDDQ; via the exons ATGGCATCTAAAACCCAGGTGACACTTCCCAAGGCCAGCGGAGAGGCCTTTAACCAAAAGGAATTCCCTTTCACGAACCTGGTCatggaagggggaggggcgaaGGGAATCGCCTATGTGGGGGCAATGAAG aTTCTAGAGGAAGCCGGCATCATGAAGAACATCAAACGGTTCGCCGGCACCAGCGCAGGCGCAATAACGGCCGCCATGGTAGCTGTGGGGATGACGTCAGAGGAGATTCTGAAGGAGATGAGTGAGGTGGACATGATGAAGGTCGTGATCG ACGGTGGCGGTCCCCTGCCTGGCGTGTTTAAAAAGGTAGGGATGGCGTTCAACGTGGTGTGTTCGTCCGGCGCTAACCCGGGAAACAGGTTCCTGGACTGGATGGGAGGCATCCTGGAGAAATACCTGGCAAAACACAAGCACAAGGACCTGGGGAAGGACGTCACATTTTCACAG CTTTACCAAGCCTTCGGCCATGAGCTGTGTATCGTGGCCTATAACGTGGAGTACGCGCAGGAAACTTACTTCCACGTCAAAACCACGCCTCTGATGAAAGTACGGGACGCCGTGCGCATGTCCATGTCTATTCCAG TTGTGTTCCAGCCGTATGAGCTCCTGGGGTTCAAGTACATGGACGGTGGACTGGTGGCTAACTATCCCGTCTACTGTTATGATG GCTGGTGGTTGTCCATGGAGAAGGGTGACACGTTTCAGGACAGGATGGGAGACAAGTCGGACGCCGAGGTCAAGAAGATGCTGAGCCCGGAAAACAAGAAGGAACGTTTCGGTGGTCCCGATCACGAGCGCATGGAGACACTGGGGATGCTTCTG TTCTCGGAGGAGCTGGACCGGGAGCAGTACGAGTATGTCTTCCAGGACCGGCTGAAGAAACTGGCAGAAGAAGACCAGGCCTTCAAGAAACGTCGTCCAGATACTGAGGCGGCAAG GGCCTACTTGAAGGCGCAGGCGGAGCGTGACAAGTTTAACCACGATGCTGTAGCCGGGTTCGAGGAGTCCCTGATGCTGTTACAGAAGGTCAACGATGTGTGGAAGGGGTCAAACGAGGACAACCTGAGGGACAACTTCATGAAG GCCTTCCAGCCCGGTACGTTCAAAGCAACTCTCAGCGGCTTTGACAACGAGAAAGCTTTTGACGCCCTCTTCCCAAAGTTCGAAGGGCAG CACCGGACGAACCAAGTTGTGGAGAGCATCATGACAAACTTCGCAGTTCTGCAGACCTTCAAGCACAAAGTGATCGGCGAGAGGCAAATCCAGACGCCTCTGCAGCTGTACGGCTCTCTCCTCGACTTCTTCGGCAAGAACTATTCCCCAAGT AAGAAAGACGTGGCGCGAACCGTCGGTATTGATGTTGACTACGTGGGAACCATGGACTTTGACATGGCACCCGAGGATATGAACTTCCTCATGGAG CAAGGTGCCTCGGCCACCATTGCTTTCCTAAAAGGCTACACTGACGACCAGTGA